The following DNA comes from Chitinophaga nivalis.
AAACGCCATGAACCATGCTCCCGGAATAATATTTTTGAATAGTTTCATTTACTCGCTTTTATTTCAATAAATGGATGCTACGCAGCCATGCTACTACTTTTATTGATGATGATTGCGACAATCGTTTTTATGAATAACCGTTTAATCAAGTCCTTTCTGCCGTAAAAATGCCGATAGGTGATCGGCAATCTGCATATTGTTTAGGTCCGAAAAAGGAAAATGGGTGTTGCCATGAATCCCAATTTCCGGTAAATGAACCAGCGTAACATCGCCACCGTACCTATTCACTACATCCCGCCATCTTCGGGCAACGGCCAGAAATACCCGCCATTGTTCCTGTCCGGGATTCGTACTCGGACTATCAGGGATATTGTCACCGTAATAAATGACGATGGGAATCCTGGTGAGTGCCTGAAACTCTTGTAGCGTAACAGTAGCCGGCCTGATAATACGCCCGCCTAATAGGATGGAGTCTGGCGCTTCTCCTTCCGGAAATATAAAGTCACCGCCTGGTTCATAAGAAACAATGGCCTTGATATGCGGATTTTTCAGCGCTGTACGCCAACCCAGCCCTCCGCTTTGCGAGTGGGTTACCAGAATGCCGTCGCCAATCTTATTGAACAGCGCAGATACAGCATCCATATTTACTTCCGGATTATAAGGGCCGATGTTGGGCGTCGTTTGCCGGAAAAATTGATTCAATGCTTCCGGATCTTTGGAGAACTGAACGCCAGAATAAAAGTCTGGCCATACGCCTAAACGAAATATCCCAAACCATAGTTGATCGTCCGCGGTGGGGATAAGGTGAATGGGCTGAGGGCTTTTCCCGCCATGCCCCCGTCTGGGTTGATCGATCAGGTATACCGGGAATCTTCGCCGCAGGAAGATGGTCTGAAATCCTTCCCGGCCATCCGGTGTTGTTTCCCATGTTTTCGTGGACTGTCCATGTCCGTGCCAGCATACCAGGGGCAGTTTTCTTGGATACTCCGGTATCTGATAAAAAACATAGGCGTGATCTACATGAAGTGTTTGACCTGCAGTGCTGGGATTAACCGGATTGTAAGCGCCATCTTTGATCGGATCAAAAGCCCCGGGAT
Coding sequences within:
- a CDS encoding alpha/beta hydrolase; translation: MAPVFMGGCAVSKSGADTGRLVLRQQGSFAIGGTVVINPGAFDPIKDGAYNPVNPSTAGQTLHVDHAYVFYQIPEYPRKLPLVCWHGHGQSTKTWETTPDGREGFQTIFLRRRFPVYLIDQPRRGHGGKSPQPIHLIPTADDQLWFGIFRLGVWPDFYSGVQFSKDPEALNQFFRQTTPNIGPYNPEVNMDAVSALFNKIGDGILVTHSQSGGLGWRTALKNPHIKAIVSYEPGGDFIFPEGEAPDSILLGGRIIRPATVTLQEFQALTRIPIVIYYGDNIPDSPSTNPGQEQWRVFLAVARRWRDVVNRYGGDVTLVHLPEIGIHGNTHFPFSDLNNMQIADHLSAFLRQKGLD